The Psilocybe cubensis strain MGC-MH-2018 chromosome 7, whole genome shotgun sequence genome has a window encoding:
- a CDS encoding Heat shock factor protein 4, producing MISDPKSAQFIAWTELGTSFVVSNVGEFSRSILGSHFKHNNFSSFVRQLNMYGFHKINRTPRAQRTSTDAQTWEFSHSKFLRGRQDLLDEIKRKALEPDPGMKHRVELPGEVAAQLNSMREDNIRMWDQLAAERRKVEKLVNVVGRLWEVVKNNYPGGQVLLPQFPSELLDSDSPNIYITSPTSTSRYPPPLSMNMHTMHTLNSPNSSPTAADFPSHMHHGHALSRQHSFQHVNGFRGDSTSSTPLPSSPGSISMELFDDGSSDNIPSGRGSTKRQRLDENGTANGINNSSDSISLMSSVSSPGSGTGPGISSLTVPKKSSRARSDSAPLGYGAALWQQGGLSSGGGGPGQQGGVGRPRSGSGLVPRGIPNIGTMTRNNNASTPLLSITTADGDLNGR from the exons ATGATCAGCGATCCCAAATCTGCACAGTTCATCGCATGGACTGAACTTGGAACGTCCTTTGTTGTGTCCAATGTTGGAGAGTTTAGCAGGAGCATCTTGGGCTCCCATTTCAAGCACAATAAC TTTTCGAGTTTTGTGCGGCAACTCAATATGTATGGGTTCCATAAAATCAACAGG ACACCTCGAGCCCAAAGGACATCGACGGACGCACAGACGTGGGAGTTTTCGCACAGCAAATTCCTTCGTGGACGTCAGGATCTCTTGGACGAGATCAAGCGCAAGGCACTCGAACCTGATCCGGGTATGAAGCATCGCGTTGAGCTGCCAGGAGAA GTTGCGGCGCAACTTAACTCGATGAGAGAGGATAACATCAGAATGTGGGATCAGCTTGCTGCTGAGCGGCGTAAGGTCGAGAAGTTGGTCAACGTTGTTGGTCGGCTTTGGGAAGTTGTGAAGAATAACTATCCTGGCGGCCAAGTCT TGTTGCCACAATTCCCATCGGAACTTTTGGACTCGGATAGTCCGAACATCTACATCACCTCGCCGACGTCGACATCGCGGTATCCACCACCCCTTTCCATGAACATGCACACGATGCACACGCTCAACAGTCCAAACTCAAGTCCGACTGCTGCAGATTTCCCATCGCATATGCATCATGGACATGCACTGTCGCGGCAACATAGCTTCCAACACGTCAATGGCTTCCGTGGGGACAGCACATCCTCGACGCCATTGCCGTCATCGCCTGGGTCGATATCCATGGAACTGTTTGACGATGGCTCGTCGGACAATATACCCTCTGGGCGTGGCAGCACCAAGCGGCAGAGGCTTGATGAAAATGGTACCGCAAATGGTATTAACAACTCGTCAGACTCGATATCGCTGATGTCGTCCGTGTCGTCGCCTGGATCTGGCACAGGGCCCGGTATCTCGAGCTTAACTGTGCCGAAGAAGTCCAGTCGAGCGCGGAGCGATAGTGCACCGCTGGGGTATGGTGCTGCGTTGTGGCAGCAGGGCGGGCTCTCGTCGGGCGGCGGGGGTCCTGGGCAGCAGGGCGGTGTCGGCAGGCCGAGGAGTGGGAGCGGGTTGGTCCCTAGAGGTATCCCGAACATTGGGACAATGACCAGGAACAATAACGCGAGCACACCGCTGCTTTCGATTACCACTGCTGATGGCGATTTGAACGGACGGTGA